The Peribacillus simplex genome contains the following window.
TTGTAAAAAGGAATCGGTTTTCAAGCTTGCCCCGCCTACCAACGCACCGTCAATATCAGGCTGTGCCATGTACTCTTTAATATTCTCAGGTTTTACACTGCCACCGTACTGAATGCGGATGGCTGCAGCCGCTTCATTTGAAAACTTGTCAGCTACAACTGAGCGAATATGTGCACAAACTTCATTTGCATCTTGAGCAGAAGACGATTTCCCTGTTCCAATCGCCCAAATAGGCTCATAGGCAATGACGGTTTGTTTTAATTGATCTTCAGATAATCCCGCCAAGCCATTTTCAATCTGGCTTCCAACGAAATCATTCGTTTCGCCCGCTTCCCTTTGCTCAAGTGTTTCACCGCAACAAACGATAGGGGTTAACTGATGTGCAAAAGCGGCATGCGCTTTTTTATTAACGCCTTCATCCGTTTCGTTGAACATTTCCCGGCGTTCAGAATGGCCAAGAATTACATAGGATACACCCAGATCAGCTAAAGCGATTGGACTGATTTCTCCTGTGAAAGCACCACTTTCTTCAAAGTGCATGTTCTGCGCCCCGATTTTCACATCGGTTCCTTTTGCTGCTTTAACCAGTTGATCCAGAAACAAAGCTGGAGCACATACAACCGTATCGATTAAATCTTGCTTCGGAATCAGATTGCTCACTTCTTCTAAAAAGGCAGTCGCTTCAGATAGTGTTTTATTCATTTTCCAGTTTCCTGCAATAATCGGTTTACGCATTTGTTTCTCATCCCTTCTAAAGTTGAATTATGTAACGGTTAACGCTTATTTATCGTTCAAGGCCATAACGCCAGGCAATTCTTTGCCTTCCATGAACTCAAGAGATGCACCGCCGCCAGTTGAAATATGGGAC
Protein-coding sequences here:
- the tpiA gene encoding triose-phosphate isomerase yields the protein MRKPIIAGNWKMNKTLSEATAFLEEVSNLIPKQDLIDTVVCAPALFLDQLVKAAKGTDVKIGAQNMHFEESGAFTGEISPIALADLGVSYVILGHSERREMFNETDEGVNKKAHAAFAHQLTPIVCCGETLEQREAGETNDFVGSQIENGLAGLSEDQLKQTVIAYEPIWAIGTGKSSSAQDANEVCAHIRSVVADKFSNEAAAAIRIQYGGSVKPENIKEYMAQPDIDGALVGGASLKTDSFLQLLEAGHYE